Proteins encoded by one window of Aphis gossypii isolate Hap1 chromosome X, ASM2018417v2, whole genome shotgun sequence:
- the LOC114128105 gene encoding uncharacterized protein LOC114128105 gives MKSDGGTLVRLTLSGGALVASTAAACCFVTVWWYWYYELDADCVQARDCKCLLFGTSFAGGGFVGGDRFACLYVTYSLVASAGLGACACVYHGCRALLCPSRGLRRRHRHHRPVRTAAETGPEDGTRSVNSPQIQISSSTACFAIILAVMALNMFIASIVLSNGYISTCLEYVHRVKSFLMVSGNMVELITNRMSCGTIYDFMDYLQPPSRQVTYELIHRRKTNPRDSVINTSVLLIISIVLSWLNTLIWVIFTCYTYYFK, from the exons ATGAAATCCGACGGCGGAACGCTGGTCCGGTTGACGCTGAGCGGCGGCGCGTTAGTCGCATCCACCGCGGCAGCCTGCTGTTTCGTGACCGTGTGGTGGTACTGGTACTACGAGCTCGACGCCGACTGCGTGCAAGCGCGCGACTGCAAATGTCTGCTGTTTGGCACGAGCTTTGCGGGCGGAGGTTTCGTGGGCGGCGACCGGTTCGCGTGCCTGTACGTCACGTACTCGCTGGTGGCGTCTGCCGGGCTAGGGGCCTGCGCATGCGTATACCACGGTTGCAGGGCACTACTTTGCCCGAGTCGCGGCCTCCGTCGCCGGCACCGGCATCACCGGCCCGTCAGGACAGCGGCCGAGACCGGCCCGGAGGACGGCACCAGAAGCGTCAacag tcCACAGATACAGATAAGTAGTTCAACGGCGTGTTTTGCAATTATTCTCGCTGTCATGGcgttaaatatgtttattgcaTCCATTGTATTGAGCAATGGATATATTTCAACCTGTCTGGAGTACGTGCATCGAGTGAAAAGTTTTTTGATG GTTTCCGGAAATATGGTAGAATTGATAACAAATCGTATGTCTTGTGGAACCATTTATGACTTTATGGATTACTTACAACCGCCATCGCGACAAGTGACATATGAACTAATCCATCGACGCAAGACCAATCCACGTGATTCTGTGATTAATACATcggtacttttaataatatctattgtaCTGTCGTGGTTGAATACACTAATATGGGTTATATTTACgtgttatacttattattttaagtaa
- the LOC114128106 gene encoding LOW QUALITY PROTEIN: uncharacterized protein LOC114128106 (The sequence of the model RefSeq protein was modified relative to this genomic sequence to represent the inferred CDS: inserted 1 base in 1 codon): MNNLSYSILTKEKMKIGDDGIIPGNCFCTVCNVHMNRIKRSQPLDSHQQYNAFSLDGIKEQLYPIDRLQALHTNSHKKVDHSKETLLKLNPYLILDTDPTLDNLNYSNGLSRSSHSLGTVPENCFCATSNIHMNRIKRSQPLDTHQQYSVLSSNEIKEQLCPIDHLKSIHKKMDHNKERLLELSPYPILDTDPTLENLNYSNEISKSFNSLRNKNKDYTTQSMYEIEQNDRRNDVFQYYNNLKQWEENENCTNQDELKNIDQFNYTSIKKNINIRQPPVCRQGKIIPTVSSKPLISTNCMQKIECSSLTINSHLNNTEPNNKDFMDIPIQKTLVNHVPISTRMPVESKETFESMKNIKNIPNMKELYMYNKEDKQIIKQMNPKPESIINSEINEIKKSKLSDKNSKILTAKTRNITDNINNTTVFSINSLKKNADLKFENGQKCLESPIVQTLNNKSIIEQDYLTDESNKLAFDHLFSGTEKQNDSFEYHSALRPSLFSNMPPYIRFSSYDTKGESFPLSLQKLLKWKLSSITPIVVRRTVQNSGFKLVRSEHNLIENATDLPVTANQSNINVISLQNHCGVTPPIVDAFCGIAPPPNELMMLPRTQSNDWVGTWGKHMKSVSFKTLWQQQKINHFPGTFQIGRKDRLWKNLNELMLKYGXEQFGFIPTSYILPQEAEMLRQIWEKNDEDKWIIKPPASARGTGICVISKWDQIPKDIPLVVQRYIDNPYLINDTKFDLRLYILITSINPLRLYLYDNGLVRFASVKYSSDLTTICDRYMHLTNYSINRLSSQFTENEDADACQGHKWTLRSLWTYMEKERNIDVKKLWESLEDLVVKTVISGESPMSKMCRSNLSNRYNAYELFGIDVLFDEYLKPWILEVNISPSLHSSSPLDLAVKGPLVRDIMNMVGYRIPNKMSYTTHNILLKTLGVKSPLCYDKRLYTLNLSAKEKEKQEYYTNVESRVEYIDSILDDLLPDDIRHLILYEDELTQSGSFQKVFPTTSTFKYHKYFEGSRYYNMLFDAWECKYSNNRKDGIAVLEKLCKLKNHLEVPDIDIEQSKVTYSIIKI; the protein is encoded by the exons atgaataatttatcatactcAATATTAACCAAAGAAAAGATGAAGATTGGAGATGACGGAATTATACCAggaaattgtttttgtactGTATGCAATGTACATATGAATAGAATAAAAAGATCTCAACCACTTGATAGCCATCAacaatataatgcattttcaTTAGATGGGATTAAAGAACAGTTATATCCTATAGATCGTTTACAAGCCTTACATACCAACTCACATAAAAAAGTGGACCACAGTAAGGAAAcactgttaaaattaaatccctATCTAATTTTGGATACTGATCCTACATTGGACAATTTAAACTACTCAAATGGATTATCTAGATCTTCTCATTCATTAG GAACTGTAccagaaaattgtttttgcgCTACATCCAATATACATATGAATAGAATAAAAAGATCTCAACCACTCGATACCCATCAACAATATAGTGTATTGTCGTCAAATGAGATTAAAGAACAATTATGTCCTATAgatcatttaaaaagtatacataaaaagatGGATCATAATAAAGAGAGACTGCTAGAATTAAGTCCCTATCCAATTTTAGATACTGATCCtacattagaaaatttaaactacTCAAATGAAATATCcaaatcatttaattcattaa gaaacaaaaataaagattatacAACACAATCTATGTATGAAATAGAGCAGAATGATAGACGTAATgatgtttttcaatattataataatttaaagcaatGGGAAGAAAATGAGAACTGTACAAATCAAGacgagttaaaaaatattgatcaatttaattatacatcgaTTAAAAAGAACATAAACATTAGGCAACCCCCTGTTTGTCGTCAGGGTAAG atAATACCAACGGTTTCTTCTAAGCCTCTTATTTCTACAAATTGTATGCAAAAAATAGAATGCTCATCTTTAACCATAAATagtcatttgaataatacagAACCAAACAATAAAGATTTCATGGACATTCCAATTCAGAAAACGCTTGTCAACCATGTACCAATATCTACACGTATGCCCGTAGAATCAAAAGAAACATTTgaatcaatgaaaaatattaaaaatattcctaaCATGAAagaattatacatgtataataaagaaGACAAACAAATTATCAAACAAATGAATCCAAAACcagaatcaataattaatagtgaaatcaatgaaataaaaaaatcaaaattatctgataaaaatagtaaaatattaactgcTAAAACTAGAAACAtaactgataatataaataacacaacTGTGTTTTCTATTAA ttcatTAAAGAAAAACGCGgacttaaaatttgaaa ATGGTCAAAAATGCTTAGAATCTCCAATAGTGCAAACACTTAACAATAAGAGTATAATAGAACAAGATTATTTGACTGatgaatcaaataaattagctTTCGATCATTTGTTTTCTG gtacagaaaaacaaaatgatagtTTTGAATATCATTCAGCCTTAAGACctagtttattttctaatatgcCACCATACATAAGATTTTCTTCATACGATACTAAAg GTGAATCATTCCCATTATCTTTACAAAAGTTATTAAAGTGGAAATTAAGTTCAATAACTCCAATTGTTGTACGTCGAACAGTTCAAAATAGTGGTTTTAAACTTGTTAGAAGTGagcataatttaattgaaaatgcaACTGATCTTCCTGTCACAGCTAATCAATCcaacataaatgtaatttcCTTACAAAATCACTGTGGTGTTACACCCCCTATTGTTGATGCTTTCTGTGGTATAGCTCCTCCGCCTAATGAATTAATGATGTTACCTCGAACCC aatctaATGATTGGGTTGGAACTTGGGGTAAACATATGAAATCAGTATCTTTCAAAACACTTTGGCAACAGcaaaaaattaaccattttCCGGGTACTTTTCAAATTGGTCGTAAAGATAGGTTGTGGAAAAACTTGAATGAATTAATGTTAAAGTATG AAGAACAGTTTGGCTTTATACCCACATCATACATATTACCTCAAGAAGCTGAAATGTTACGACAAATTTGGGAAAAAAACGATGAAGATAAATGGATTATTAAACcg ccAGCATCTGCTAGAGGAACTGGAATTTGCGTTATATCAAAATGGGATCAAATACCAAAGGATATACCTTTAGTTGTACAAAGGTACATAGATAAtccatatttaatcaatgatactaaatttgatttaagacTCTATATACTCATCACTTCAATCAATCCACTTCGTCTTTATCTGTATGACAATGGGCTGGTGCGATTTGCTtcag ttaAGTATTCATCTGATCTTACCACAATATGTGATCGATATATGCACTTGACAAACTACAGTATAAATAGACTTAGTAGTCAGTTTACTGAAAATGAAGATGCTGATGCATGTCAAGGTcataaatg gACATTGCGATCATTATGGACATATATGGAGAAAGAACGCAACATTGACGTTAAAAAATTGTGGGAGAGCTTAGAAGATCTGGTTGTGAAAACTGTCATTAGTGGTGAATCACCTATGAGTAAAATGTGTCGTTCAAATTTAAGCAACAGATATAACGCATATGAGTTATTTGGAATAGACGTTTTGTTCGATGAATATCTTAAACCTTGGATATTAGag GTCAATATATCTCCTTCATTACATTCATCTTCTCCGCTTGATTTGGCTGTCAAAGGACCATTAGTCAGAGATATAATGAATATGGTTGGTTATCGTATTCCAAATAAAATGTCTTATACTACACAC aatattttactcaaaacTTTGGGAGTCAAATCACCACTATGTTATGATAAgagattatatacattaaatttatctgcgaaagaaaaagaaaaacaagaaTACTATACAAATGTTGAATCCAGAGtagaa tatattgatAGTATATTAGATGATTTATTACCAGATGATATTCggcatcttattttatatgaagatGAACTTACACAAAGTGGctc atttcaaaaagtatttccAACTActtcaacttttaaatatcataaatactttgaaggctctagatattataatatgctttttgATGCGTGGGAATGTAAATATAGTAACAACAGAAAAGACG gtattGCTGTGCTAGAAAAGTTatgtaagttaaaaaatcatcTGGAAGTGCCAGACATTGATATAGAACAATCAAAAGTAACATATTCAATTATcaagatataa